A portion of the Thermotoga sp. SG1 genome contains these proteins:
- a CDS encoding ABC transporter ATP-binding protein, translated as MIGGEVLIKNVDKFFGDFHVLKNVSLTIKKGEFFSILGPSGCGKTTLLRVIAGFEDVENGDVLLDGRSILNLPPNKRPVNIIFQNYALFPHLTVFENIAFPMRIKKLPESEIKKKVEELLSLIRMEEHANKMPSQLSGGQKQRVAIARALANEPRVLLLDEPLSALDAKLRQELLVELDNLHDRVGITFIYVTHDQTEAISVSDRVALMNEGEIVQVGTPYEVYESPASVFVATFIGETNLMKAEVLDVEDEYYVVKSPGLGEFRCYKDKEARKGDRLIITLRPEKIRISKKKFESGGTLNVFHGVVEEEIYMGHQTKYFVRLDEGYILKVYKQHAKYILDEPIIKWEDEVFVAWDPDDSFIVEVLK; from the coding sequence TTGATAGGCGGAGAGGTCCTGATAAAAAACGTTGACAAGTTCTTCGGTGACTTCCATGTACTGAAAAACGTCTCTCTAACTATAAAGAAGGGAGAGTTCTTCTCCATTCTCGGACCTTCTGGATGTGGAAAAACCACACTTCTTCGTGTGATAGCAGGTTTCGAAGACGTGGAAAATGGGGACGTACTTCTGGATGGAAGATCCATATTGAACCTGCCCCCCAACAAAAGGCCTGTGAACATCATCTTTCAGAACTATGCACTGTTTCCTCACCTCACAGTGTTCGAGAACATAGCGTTTCCCATGAGAATCAAAAAGCTACCCGAAAGCGAGATAAAAAAGAAAGTAGAGGAACTCCTTTCTCTGATAAGGATGGAAGAACACGCAAACAAGATGCCCTCTCAACTCTCAGGTGGCCAAAAACAGAGAGTAGCGATCGCGAGGGCCCTCGCAAACGAGCCGAGGGTCCTCCTTCTCGATGAACCACTGAGCGCCCTCGACGCAAAACTGAGGCAGGAACTTCTTGTGGAACTGGACAACCTTCACGACAGAGTTGGCATCACGTTTATCTACGTAACGCACGACCAGACAGAAGCGATCAGTGTTTCAGACAGGGTTGCACTCATGAACGAAGGGGAGATCGTACAGGTTGGAACCCCCTATGAAGTCTACGAGAGTCCTGCCAGCGTTTTTGTTGCCACCTTCATAGGGGAGACCAACCTCATGAAGGCAGAGGTCCTGGACGTAGAAGACGAGTATTACGTCGTGAAAAGTCCTGGACTTGGGGAGTTCAGATGTTACAAGGACAAAGAGGCTAGAAAGGGAGACAGATTGATTATCACACTCAGGCCAGAAAAGATAAGGATATCAAAGAAAAAGTTCGAGTCTGGTGGTACCCTCAACGTCTTTCACGGAGTTGTGGAAGAAGAGATCTACATGGGGCACCAGACGAAGTACTTTGTTCGTCTCGACGAGGGCTATATACTGAAAGTTTACAAACAGCATGCAAAATACATACTGGACGAGCCGATCATAAAATGGGAAGACGAAGTCTTCGTTGCGTGGGATCCCGATGACAGTTTCATTGTAGAGGTGTTGAAATGA
- a CDS encoding 16S rRNA (uracil(1498)-N(3))-methyltransferase, producing the protein MPHLFYGTPRNGEIVFDEREAHHMRVVRLKEGETVEATDGEGFSYTCVLIELKKSKATAKILKTEKKEEEPSEKLKVIVPVGRWERTRLLIEKCVELGVDEILLYRFERSQHSVSLEKSLLVVREAAKQCRRFLFPKVKMMENLDFDEKVITLDPDGSVNLLEMDVSGSITIVVGPEGGFSEREKELLKKRTILVNLGRKILRFETAAILTVGYIALRKQKI; encoded by the coding sequence ATGCCTCACCTGTTCTACGGAACACCGCGAAATGGTGAGATCGTTTTTGATGAAAGAGAAGCACACCATATGAGAGTTGTGAGACTGAAAGAAGGGGAAACAGTAGAAGCAACAGACGGTGAGGGGTTTTCTTACACCTGTGTTTTGATTGAGCTGAAAAAAAGCAAAGCAACTGCTAAAATTCTGAAAACCGAGAAAAAAGAAGAAGAGCCCTCTGAAAAACTGAAGGTGATCGTTCCAGTTGGTCGATGGGAGAGGACACGTCTTTTGATAGAAAAGTGTGTGGAACTCGGTGTGGATGAAATACTGCTTTACAGGTTCGAAAGATCTCAGCACAGTGTCAGTCTGGAAAAATCGTTGCTTGTGGTCAGAGAGGCAGCAAAGCAATGCAGAAGATTCCTCTTTCCAAAGGTGAAAATGATGGAAAATCTCGATTTCGATGAGAAAGTGATCACCCTTGATCCGGATGGTTCTGTCAATCTACTCGAAATGGATGTATCCGGGAGTATAACGATCGTTGTGGGACCGGAAGGGGGATTTTCCGAGAGAGAAAAAGAACTTTTGAAGAAAAGAACGATCCTAGTGAACCTTGGAAGGAAAATCCTGAGGTTCGAAACGGCAGCCATTCTAACTGTAGGATACATCGCTCTGAGAAAACAAAAAATCTGA
- a CDS encoding ABC transporter permease produces the protein MRYVYLLWLIFLFVLPISIIFVYSFLEPQIYGGVQWNFTLNAYRYLPKYLNLIWRSIWIAGTATLITLVVALPVSFYIAKSRLKNFLLLLTVVPFWTNSLIRIYAWKIVLGNNGIINQFLNLLGFGPVQFLYNPFAVILVIVYTYLPFAILPLYAAMEKIENSILEASLDLGASKMYTFTRVLLPNVRMGLLTAFVFVFVPALGSYAIPDLVGGVSSRMIGNEIVRQLMTIRNWPVASAMSNLLTLIALLSIIIVMKRRGKS, from the coding sequence ATGAGATACGTCTATCTTCTATGGCTGATTTTTCTGTTCGTCTTGCCGATTTCCATCATCTTCGTCTACAGCTTTCTGGAACCACAGATCTACGGTGGCGTCCAGTGGAACTTCACACTGAACGCTTACAGGTATCTTCCAAAGTATCTGAACCTCATATGGAGGTCTATCTGGATAGCGGGAACAGCCACCCTCATCACCCTCGTCGTGGCACTTCCGGTTTCTTTCTACATAGCGAAGAGCCGCCTGAAGAACTTCCTTCTTCTGCTCACGGTCGTTCCCTTCTGGACCAACTCACTCATAAGGATCTATGCCTGGAAGATCGTTCTTGGAAACAACGGAATAATAAACCAGTTCCTCAACCTTCTAGGATTTGGCCCCGTGCAGTTTCTCTACAATCCTTTCGCCGTCATTCTCGTGATAGTTTACACCTACTTACCCTTTGCCATACTGCCGCTCTACGCTGCCATGGAGAAGATAGAAAACAGCATTCTTGAAGCCTCTCTGGATCTCGGAGCCAGCAAGATGTACACGTTCACAAGGGTTCTGCTTCCGAACGTTCGTATGGGGCTTCTCACGGCCTTTGTTTTTGTCTTCGTACCCGCTCTTGGATCTTATGCGATCCCCGATCTTGTCGGAGGCGTTTCCTCCAGGATGATAGGGAACGAAATCGTCAGACAGCTCATGACCATCAGGAACTGGCCGGTCGCATCCGCCATGTCGAATCTCCTCACACTAATAGCACTTCTGAGCATCATAATCGTGATGAAAAGGAGAGGGAAAAGTTGA
- a CDS encoding extracellular solute-binding protein, with protein MKKLLLALLMLASFMVFAKATLHIYNWADYIPEDVIRAFEEKYNCRVIYDTYASNEEMYAKFKAGGGKGYDLIFPSGDYVSIMSKEGMLQKLDLSRIPNFKYLDKDILAKTTYDPNHEYSVPYMMGSTVIIVNKKYVKEYEKSWSIFEREDLRGRMTLLDDMREVLGAALKYLGYSVNTKNPKELEEAKQVVLRWKKNIAKFDATSYADGVVTGEYWVVHGYAEDVYQRIPEGEEENFDFFIPKEGGTLWIDNMVIPKGAKNVDLAYEFINFLLEPQNAAKIADYLGLPSPNVEARKYMETEPIYTLEDLKNCEFIEDVGEALELYNKVWLEIIM; from the coding sequence ATGAAAAAGCTTCTTCTTGCCCTGCTCATGCTGGCGTCTTTCATGGTCTTTGCAAAAGCCACCCTTCACATCTACAACTGGGCAGACTACATCCCTGAAGACGTGATCAGAGCGTTCGAAGAAAAGTACAACTGCCGCGTGATTTATGACACCTACGCATCGAACGAAGAAATGTACGCAAAGTTCAAGGCCGGCGGTGGAAAAGGATACGATCTCATCTTTCCCTCGGGTGATTACGTCTCGATCATGTCAAAAGAGGGTATGCTTCAGAAACTTGATCTTTCCAGAATACCGAACTTCAAGTACCTCGACAAAGATATTCTTGCAAAGACCACTTACGACCCGAACCATGAATACAGTGTGCCTTACATGATGGGTTCAACGGTTATCATCGTGAACAAAAAGTACGTTAAAGAGTACGAAAAATCCTGGTCCATCTTCGAAAGAGAAGATCTGAGAGGAAGGATGACTCTTCTCGACGATATGAGAGAAGTGCTTGGAGCTGCTCTGAAATACCTCGGATATTCCGTCAACACAAAAAATCCTAAAGAACTGGAAGAGGCAAAACAGGTCGTTCTCAGATGGAAAAAGAACATCGCCAAGTTCGATGCCACGTCGTATGCCGATGGAGTGGTTACCGGTGAATACTGGGTGGTTCACGGATACGCAGAGGATGTGTACCAGAGGATACCGGAAGGAGAAGAGGAAAACTTCGATTTCTTCATACCGAAAGAAGGAGGAACACTGTGGATAGACAACATGGTGATACCAAAAGGGGCAAAGAACGTAGATCTTGCATACGAGTTCATCAACTTCCTTCTTGAACCACAAAATGCCGCAAAGATAGCCGATTACCTGGGTCTTCCTTCACCGAACGTGGAAGCTCGAAAATACATGGAAACAGAGCCGATATATACCCTGGAAGACCTCAAAAACTGTGAATTCATAGAGGACGTCGGAGAGGCCCTCGAACTTTACAACAAAGTCTGGCTTGAAATCATAATGTGA
- the serS gene encoding serine--tRNA ligase, with translation MIDIKLIRQDPDFVKDALKKRGEDTDIIDKILEIDNEWRSVITNLNELRAKRNEISKNVAKLKKERKSSEANVLIEEGKRIGEEIKLLEEKERELQSKLNDLLLRIPNIPHESVPVGSDESQNVEVRRWGEPRRFDFAPLAHWDLGPAWGLMDFDRASKLSGSRFTVMYGKLARLERALINFMLDVHTKEHGYTEVWVPHLVRRETITITGQLPKFEEELYLTEKDDLFLIPTAEVPLVALHSGEILEEKDLPKKYVAYTPCYRREAGSYGKDVRGMIRQHQFDKVELVWVTTPERSFDDLEQLVRDAETILQRLGLPYRVVSLCTGDLGFASAKTYDIEVWLPSYNAYKEISSCSNVTDFQARRGNMRYRRRSDGKLELVHTLNGSGIAVGRTLVAILENYQQPDGSVKVPEALVPYTGFEVIP, from the coding sequence ATGATAGACATAAAACTCATCAGACAGGATCCCGACTTTGTGAAAGATGCCCTGAAAAAACGGGGCGAAGATACAGATATCATAGACAAGATACTGGAGATCGACAACGAATGGCGTTCTGTGATCACAAATCTCAATGAACTCAGGGCAAAAAGGAACGAGATTTCTAAAAATGTGGCAAAGCTGAAAAAGGAAAGAAAATCCTCCGAGGCGAATGTGCTGATCGAAGAAGGAAAAAGAATCGGCGAGGAAATAAAGTTGCTCGAGGAAAAAGAGAGAGAACTCCAGTCGAAGCTGAATGACCTTCTTCTCAGAATACCGAACATTCCCCATGAATCCGTCCCCGTTGGTTCCGACGAGTCTCAAAACGTTGAAGTGAGAAGATGGGGTGAACCGAGAAGATTCGACTTTGCTCCCCTGGCACACTGGGACCTCGGACCTGCCTGGGGACTCATGGACTTCGACAGGGCCTCCAAACTCAGCGGCTCCAGGTTCACGGTGATGTACGGAAAACTTGCAAGACTGGAGAGGGCACTCATAAACTTCATGCTCGACGTTCACACAAAGGAGCACGGCTACACGGAAGTGTGGGTTCCACACCTTGTGAGAAGAGAAACGATCACGATCACAGGACAGCTTCCAAAGTTCGAAGAAGAACTTTACCTGACAGAAAAAGATGATCTGTTTCTCATACCAACAGCAGAAGTACCCCTAGTAGCCCTTCACAGTGGTGAGATCCTTGAAGAAAAAGACCTTCCAAAGAAATACGTTGCCTACACCCCATGTTACAGAAGAGAAGCCGGCAGTTACGGGAAAGATGTACGTGGAATGATCAGGCAGCACCAGTTCGACAAGGTGGAGCTCGTCTGGGTCACCACACCGGAGAGATCCTTCGACGATCTGGAACAACTGGTAAGGGATGCCGAAACCATCCTTCAAAGGCTTGGGCTTCCCTACAGGGTCGTTTCTCTCTGCACAGGAGATCTTGGATTCGCTTCCGCCAAAACGTACGACATAGAGGTGTGGCTTCCGTCCTACAACGCATACAAGGAGATATCATCCTGCAGTAACGTGACGGATTTTCAGGCAAGAAGGGGTAACATGAGGTACAGAAGAAGATCAGACGGCAAACTCGAACTCGTTCACACCCTGAACGGCTCAGGCATTGCTGTGGGAAGAACACTGGTTGCGATTCTGGAAAACTACCAGCAGCCAGATGGGAGCGTTAAAGTCCCGGAGGCACTCGTTCCTTACACAGGTTTTGAGGTGATACCGTAG
- a CDS encoding cysteine desulfurase translates to MLSTRLYEDFPILKTKINGKRLVYLDNAATTLKPKRVVEKLKEFYYTSYSNVHRAVHTLASRATVELEESREKFANFLEVSPQEIIFTSGTTMAINLVVVSLLRSGLLKEGDLVLISLLEHHANFVPWLRLSRFYGYRLEYIRPSGRFGTLEMDDLMKHEGKNPKVIAITGLSNVTGQRIPFEELRNIFPNAIVVLDGAQLLPHERVKPKEIGVDFLAFSLHKMLGPTGVGVLYGRKELLEQMEPFLYGGEMIDRVSLEDVTFNELPYKFEAGTPNIADIVASKEALAYLEEIGFEAVHERVKRLTQLALEKLLKVDGVELYGPLDERQHGIVSFNIKGVHPHDVAHILDQEFGVAIRSGHHCAQPLMNLLKEQSLLDFPNSTCRASFYLYNTEEDVRIFVEGVKKVKEWFSR, encoded by the coding sequence ATGTTGTCAACCAGATTGTATGAAGATTTTCCTATACTGAAGACAAAAATAAACGGAAAAAGACTCGTCTACCTGGACAACGCGGCCACCACGTTGAAACCAAAACGTGTTGTGGAAAAACTGAAAGAGTTCTACTACACAAGTTACTCGAATGTTCACAGGGCTGTTCACACCCTTGCTTCCCGTGCCACAGTTGAACTCGAAGAATCCAGGGAGAAATTTGCAAATTTTCTGGAAGTTTCTCCACAGGAGATCATCTTCACCTCTGGAACCACGATGGCGATAAACCTGGTCGTTGTGTCTCTTTTGAGAAGCGGCCTGTTGAAAGAGGGCGATCTGGTGCTCATCTCTCTCCTTGAACACCATGCAAATTTTGTTCCCTGGCTTAGGCTTTCCAGATTTTACGGTTACAGACTCGAATACATCAGGCCGTCTGGAAGGTTCGGTACACTCGAGATGGACGATCTAATGAAACACGAAGGAAAGAATCCGAAAGTCATCGCCATAACTGGTCTTTCAAATGTAACCGGTCAAAGAATACCATTTGAGGAACTGCGCAACATCTTCCCGAATGCGATCGTAGTGCTCGATGGCGCACAGCTTTTGCCACACGAACGAGTAAAACCGAAGGAAATCGGTGTGGATTTTCTTGCTTTCTCCCTTCACAAGATGCTCGGCCCCACGGGAGTGGGTGTGCTTTACGGAAGGAAAGAACTCCTCGAACAGATGGAACCCTTCCTCTACGGTGGGGAGATGATCGATAGAGTGTCTTTGGAGGATGTGACCTTCAACGAACTTCCGTACAAATTCGAGGCGGGAACACCGAACATAGCAGATATCGTCGCTTCGAAGGAGGCACTGGCCTATCTTGAAGAAATCGGGTTCGAAGCAGTGCATGAGAGGGTAAAAAGATTGACCCAACTAGCCTTGGAGAAGCTCCTCAAGGTAGATGGAGTGGAACTCTACGGTCCCTTAGACGAAAGACAGCATGGAATCGTTTCTTTCAACATAAAAGGGGTTCATCCACACGATGTGGCCCATATTCTAGATCAGGAATTTGGTGTGGCCATAAGAAGCGGTCATCACTGTGCACAACCTTTGATGAATCTTCTGAAAGAACAATCCCTTCTGGACTTTCCGAATTCTACCTGCAGGGCGAGTTTCTATCTCTACAACACGGAAGAAGATGTTAGAATCTTCGTGGAGGGCGTGAAAAAGGTAAAGGAGTGGTTTTCAAGATGA
- a CDS encoding ABC transporter permease, translating into MTPGRFIKTVVILTMVFFYLPLAIVIIMSFNAAKSPAWAGFTLRWYVELFTREYSVWNSFKNSLIVAIVSSVIATFIGTVTAVELYWRKTRIESTIWFLTYLPFVVPDVIIGISLLLLFSMLKMQLGLTTIILAHITFSIPYTMMIVYSRLQDFDKNIIEAAYDLGSTDLQVFYRVIIPNLVPGIVAAFLLAFTLSIDDFVITFFVAGPGSTTLPIQIYSMIRFGISPTVNAISTFMIVGTIFLGFILRKFVKYIF; encoded by the coding sequence TTGACGCCGGGTCGATTTATCAAGACAGTGGTTATCTTGACCATGGTGTTTTTCTATCTGCCTCTCGCCATAGTCATCATCATGTCGTTCAACGCGGCAAAATCGCCCGCGTGGGCGGGTTTCACTCTGAGGTGGTACGTGGAACTTTTCACCAGGGAGTACTCCGTGTGGAATTCTTTCAAGAATTCACTGATAGTGGCGATCGTCTCGAGTGTGATAGCAACGTTCATAGGGACTGTGACAGCGGTCGAGCTCTACTGGAGGAAAACTCGCATTGAAAGCACCATCTGGTTTCTCACCTACTTACCCTTTGTGGTGCCCGATGTGATCATAGGAATATCGCTTCTTCTGCTCTTTTCCATGCTCAAAATGCAACTTGGACTTACCACCATCATCCTGGCACACATCACTTTCTCCATTCCGTACACAATGATGATCGTGTATTCAAGGCTTCAGGACTTCGACAAGAACATAATAGAAGCAGCGTATGACCTGGGAAGTACGGACCTGCAGGTTTTCTACAGGGTCATCATACCGAACCTTGTTCCCGGAATAGTGGCGGCGTTTCTTCTTGCTTTCACCCTGTCCATCGATGACTTCGTTATCACTTTCTTTGTCGCAGGACCGGGCTCAACTACGCTTCCCATACAGATATACTCCATGATAAGGTTCGGTATCTCCCCGACGGTGAACGCCATCTCCACCTTCATGATCGTTGGAACGATCTTTCTTGGGTTCATACTCAGAAAATTCGTGAAGTACATATTCTGA
- the sufU gene encoding Fe-S cluster assembly sulfur transfer protein SufU — MIYSEAILDYANSKKFRGKVEDASVVEEGKNISCGDEITLYLKVEDGVIKDARFEGIGCAISQASASLMIERIINESLENVESIVEEAEKMARGEPFDGQKLGNVSIMSDIKNYPARVKCFLLAWKTLKEALKKISQS, encoded by the coding sequence ATGATCTACTCAGAAGCCATCCTGGACTATGCGAACTCAAAGAAGTTCAGGGGAAAAGTGGAAGACGCCAGCGTCGTGGAGGAAGGAAAGAACATATCCTGTGGTGACGAGATCACACTCTACCTGAAGGTGGAAGACGGTGTGATAAAAGACGCCAGATTCGAGGGAATAGGATGTGCTATCAGTCAGGCTTCTGCTTCTTTGATGATAGAGAGGATCATAAATGAGAGTCTGGAAAACGTTGAATCCATAGTTGAAGAAGCAGAGAAGATGGCGCGGGGTGAGCCTTTCGATGGACAGAAACTGGGAAACGTTTCGATCATGTCCGACATAAAGAACTACCCCGCAAGAGTAAAATGCTTCCTTCTTGCCTGGAAGACATTGAAAGAAGCACTCAAAAAGATCTCACAGTCTTGA
- a CDS encoding histidine phosphatase family protein, whose protein sequence is MRLYLIRHGETIWNEKGLWQGITDVPLNEKGKEQAKKLAERLKRVDAIYSSPLKRCLETAREIAERFKKEVIVEKDLRECEISLWNGLTVEEAMREYPEEFKKWSADPNFGTEGLESMKSVQDRMVRIMMKIVSQERLNNSNDVVIVSHSLSLRSFICWVLGLPLRLHRNFKLDNASLSIVELESRPRLVLLNDTCHLEDT, encoded by the coding sequence ATGAGACTTTATCTGATAAGACACGGGGAAACCATCTGGAACGAAAAGGGACTGTGGCAGGGTATCACGGACGTCCCACTGAACGAAAAAGGAAAAGAGCAGGCAAAAAAGCTGGCGGAAAGGTTGAAAAGAGTGGATGCGATCTATTCCAGCCCACTCAAAAGATGCCTTGAGACTGCAAGAGAAATCGCTGAAAGATTCAAAAAAGAGGTCATCGTCGAAAAGGATCTTCGTGAGTGTGAAATATCTTTATGGAACGGTCTCACAGTAGAGGAAGCAATGAGAGAGTATCCGGAGGAGTTCAAAAAGTGGTCGGCAGATCCGAATTTTGGAACAGAGGGACTGGAATCGATGAAGAGTGTTCAGGATCGAATGGTGAGGATTATGATGAAGATCGTTTCTCAGGAAAGATTGAACAATTCAAACGATGTTGTCATAGTATCACATTCTCTTTCTTTGAGATCCTTCATCTGCTGGGTTCTTGGACTTCCCCTTCGGCTTCATCGAAACTTCAAACTGGACAACGCCTCCCTGAGCATCGTGGAGTTGGAAAGCAGGCCAAGGCTCGTTCTACTGAACGACACGTGTCACCTTGAAGACACTTGA